Part of the Candidatus Obscuribacterales bacterium genome, CCGTCGATACAGCCGATGATGCTCCTTCCCTAGAGGTATCCCAAACCGTTGGCACCCATAACACCATCCCGACCGAGTCCCCAGGTCTAACCCATCAGACAGATCCAGAGAGCGATCGCTCTGAAGCCGTAGCATGGCTCGAACGGCCGGCGGCAGTCGATGCTGAATCAGCTCAAGTACAGTCCACGCTGCAGGCTGCGGAAACGCCCGTAGGGTCGGAGGATAGTTCAACATCCCTGGCCCTAGACACAGAGGTCGATGTTCAAACGGTAGCCCAACCGTTTCAAGGCACCGACTGGCAGTCGTCCATCAACCAAGACTCCCCGAATGGACAACAGGCCACCCAGTCAAGCATCACCGATACCCATCTCCAAGACGAAGCGAGCGACCCTGAAAGTGATCCTGAGAATGATTCTGAAACAGGTTCCCCTTTCCTGACGGCTATCTTTATTGCCCAAGAAGCGATCGCTGCGGGACAAACCGCCCAAAGCAGTGAAGACTGGCTGCACTTAGCCCAGCAATGGCAACAGGCCTCAGACCTCATGGGAGAGGTGACCTCCGGTGACGACCAGTATGAGATGGCCCAGCAATGTCAGCATCTTTACCAGCGGAATAGCGACTATGCTCGCAATCGGGCTATTCACTAATCCTGCACATCACTGCCCAAATTCAATCCTGGCCTGATCAACAATATCGGCCGTCACAATATCGGTCTCCGCTTCACGAGCGATCGCCTCAATACGCTGCCTGGCCTGCGATCGCACAAAGAAGGGAATGTTTTTAAACTTTGCGGTGGCATCAGAAGTCCATTGCAAACCACCCGCCCAATCTGTCTCCGAC contains:
- a CDS encoding PCP reductase family protein; this encodes MSETDWAGGLQWTSDATAKFKNIPFFVRSQARQRIEAIAREAETDIVTADIVDQARIEFGQ